CGGGTACCACCGGCAGCGCCGCGGCCAGCGCCAGCCCCACCCCTACCACCCCCGCCCCCACCAGCGCATGATTCTGGAAGGATTCCTCGGAGGGCCCCTTCACCGCTTCTTCCCCAGCCGCGTCATCTCGTGGAGGAACGCGTAGAAGCCCACGCAGATCCCCACCAGGCTCAGCCCCACCAGCAGCCAGGGCTGCGTTCCCCACCACCGGTCCAGCCAGTACCCGCCCAGCACCCCCACCACCGCCCCGCCCACCAGCTTCCAGACCGCCGCCATGTACGGCGCCGCCGACCTCATCTCCCGGGCCGTGGGTGACAGCTCGCTGCCCGGCTCCGGGGGCGTCTTGTCCTGGGGCTCCTGTGCCATCGGACGCCTCACCCACCTTCACGATTCCACGCGCGCCGGCCGCTTAGCACTGAACATGCGGCGGGCGCAACCGCTACGCTCGGCCCCCCCCGGAGGCGCTAGAAGGGGCTGGAATCACTCTGGAAAGCCCGGAGGCCCGCCGCCGGGCAAGGAGGCTCCGGGCCCCTGAGCCCGGATGCCTCCCGGCCAGCGCGGAGGCCTGGCTGGAGGTCGGCTTCCCCTGGGAGTGCCCAGGGTGCCATCTTCCAGGGCCGTGACGATGTTCCGCGCGGACGAAGAGCAATACCGGCACTTCGATGGACTGCACCTGGGCCTCTGCGTCATCCGCGAGGAAAAGGTGGTGTACGTCAACGCGTCGATGCTCAACCTGCTGGGGCGCGCGGCGAACGAGGTGGTCGGCCAGTCCTTTCGCGTCCTCGTCACCCCCGACGGGGCCCAGGAGATGCATGAGCTGTACACGCACCTGCTGCGCGGCGAGCGCGTCCCGGCCGTCTATGAATCCACGCTGAACACCTCCAACGGCCCGCGGCGCGCGGAGCTGTCCATCACCACCGAGGCGCGGGACGTGATGGTGATGGCCCGGGACCTGAGCGCCCGCGCCCGGCACCGCGCCGCGCTCCAGCACGTGGCGGAGCTGGGCGCGAACCTGCCCGGCCTGAGGACCGAGGAGGAGGTGCTCGGCCGCGTCTTCTCGGAGCTGTCGGGGCTGGGGTTCACCTTTGGCTACCTCATCCCGGAGGACGACCGGCTCCGGCTGGAGCGGATACGGGTGGCCCCCAGCAGCGTCCTGGGCAAGGGGGCCGGGGCCTGGATGGAGGGGCTGCTGGGCGTGTGGTCCCCCCTGCTCAAGCGCGTCTGGAAGGAGGGCTCCGCCTACAGCGCCGACTTCGCCTGGGAGGCCTCCCACTTCGTGCCCCAGGAGCGCTCCGAGGAGGTGCTCATCTTCCTGCAGAAGGCGGGGCTGCACCTGGTCGGGGTGCGCATCGACTCGGCGGGCGGCCCCCGGGCCATCCTGGTGGTGGCCGCGGAGTGGTTCCGCGAGGAGGAGCAGGCCCCGCTGCGGCTGTTCGGCGCGCAGGTGTCCGCCGCGCTCGAGGCGGCGCTCACCATCTCCCAGCTGTCCGCGAAGAACACCGCCCTGGCGGCGCTCAACCGGCTGGCCTCCACGGCGGCCACCGCCCTGGAGCCGCGGGCCTTCTTCGGGCTGGGGGCCCAGGAGCTCACCCGGCTCCTGGGCTGTGACACGGTGGGGCTCTTCCTGCGCACCGACGAGGCCTCCGAGGCGGAGCTGGTGTTCTCGCACGGGCTCGACACGGTGACGCGGGAGGCCTACCTGCGGATGCCCCTGCGCGGCAGCCTCTCGGGCGTGGCGCTCCAGCAGGGCGTGCCCCTGGTGCTGGACGCGGAGGAGTGCTTCGGCTTCACGCGCGACAACATGCTGCGCCTGGGCTACGCCACCGTGGCGGTCGTCCCGCTGCGCGTCAGCTCGCGCCTGGTGGGCACGCTCGTGGTGTCCTTCTTCAAGCGCCGCCTGCTCACCCCCCTGGAGCGGGAGACCCTCCAGGCCATGGGCACCCACTTCGCCGCCGCCACCGACTCGCACCGCATGCTCACCGAGCTGCGCCGGCGCGCCGATGACCTGGCCCTCATCCAGGAGGTGGGCCGCAACATGGTGGCCACGCTGGAGATGGACCTGCTGATGCAGATCGGCGTGGAAGGCCTGTCGCTCATCGCCGGCGTGCCCGAGGCCCTGCTGATGATGCTGGACCGCACCGGGAAGAAGCTGGAGCTGCGCGCCGCGGTCCGGCAGGCGCACGAGATGATGGGCTTCACCCTGCCCACCGAGCCGCCGGACAGCTCGCTGGCGGCCGCGGCCCTGCACGCGCGCGCCCCCATCCTCGTGCAGGATCTGCCCAAGGAGCCTCGCGCGCACTCGCGGCTGATGCACATCACCCAGGGCACCGCGGCCCTGGTGCTGCCGCTGGTGGTGCGCGAGCGCTGCATCGGGGTGGCGGTGCTCCTGGAGCAGAAGGGGCCCCGCCAGTTCACCACCTCCGAGCTGGAGCGCGCCTCCGCCATCGCCAACCAGCTCGCCCTGGCGCTGGAGCAGGCGCGGCTCATCGAGGACCTGAAGAAGAGCTACGTGGAGCTGGCCCACGCCCAGCAGCAGCTCGTCCAGCGCGAGCGGCTCGCGGCGCTCGGGGAGCTGTCCGCGGTGGTGGCCCACGAGGTACGCAACCCCCTGGGCGCCATCTTCAACTCGGTGGCCACCATCCGCCGCATGGTGGGCCCCTTCCACCCGTCCCTGCCGCTCGTGGACATCGTCGGGGAGGAGGCGGACCGGCTCAACCGCATCGTGGATGACCTGCTGAACTTCGCCCGGCCCCCGGCCCCCTCCCCCATGCCGGTGCCCCTGCGCAAGCTGTTGGAGGACGTGGTGCGCGGCGCCATGGCGGACGCCTCGAACAACATCCGCGTGGAGTGGGTGGTGGAGCCGGACGTGCCCCCGGTGCTGGTGGACGAGCGGATGATCCGCCAGGCGTTCCTCAACCTGGCCATCAACTCCGTGCAGGCCATGCTCCAGGGCGGCCTGCTGCGCGTGGGCGTGCGGCGCATGCCCAGCTCGCGCAGCGAGGTGGAGGTGGAGTTCACCGACACGGGCTCGGGCATCCCCGCCGAGGTGCGCGCGCGCATCTTCGAGCCCTTCTTCACCACCAAGGCCAAGGGCACCGGCCTGGGGCTCGCGCTCGTCAAGCGCATCGTCGAGGCCCACGCCGGCAGCCTCTCGCTCGAGTCGCAGCCCGGCAAGGGCACCACCTTCCGCCTCTTGCTGCCCTGCGAGCCGGAGCCGCAGGCGCCCTCGGCCCAGTCCGGCGCCTGAGGGCACCCCGGGGAAACCCTAGGCGCGATCCTCGGCCGCGTCGCGCCGCCGCACCGAGCCCATCACGAAGTCGATCCACCGGTTGCTGATGCCGAAGTTCCGGTCCGGACAGGCGAAGTGGTGCGCCATGTGGTGCGCGCGCAGCGCCTTGCCCCACGCCGTGCGCGGCTTGAGGAAGTGCAGCGCCCAGTGGGTGATGTCGTAGAAGAGGTAGGCGGCGACGATGCCGCAGTAGTACGGCAGCGTCACGGAGGGCTTGCCCACCGCCCACAGCCCGGCGCCAATGAGCGTGGCCAGGGGAATGCTCACCCCCAGCGGCATCACCAGCCGGTGCGGATCATCCGGGTACTGGTGGTGGTAGCCATGGGCGATGAAGTGGAACTGCTTGGCCAGCCGGCCCTTGCCCTCCCAATGGAAGACATACCGGTGGATGACGTACTCCAGCAGGAACCAGGTGAGCGCGCCCGCCGCGAACCCCTCGGCCGCCAGCAGGGGCCGGGTCGTCCCGCTCCACAGCCCCCACCCCATCAGCCCCACCACCAGCGGCAGATAGAGGATGGCGGGCGTGGCGGGATGAATCCTCGAGCAGAACTCGAGGAAGGCATTGTCGAACATCCGGCCAGTCACGTGGCGTGTGTACTCGTCGTTCTTCATGGAGGCACGAAGGAGCAGCGCGTCGAGCGGTTCGTCGGGTCCCGCAGCCAGGCCCTGGACCCTGGGGTGGCTATACACCCTTTCGCCAGGGGAGGGGAGATGTCGACAGGCTTTCCTTGACGCACAGCGTCGCACCCGGGCCGCGGCTGTTCACATCCATGAGAAGCACACCGAAGGGCACCGGCCGCCGCCAATTCCTGCTAGGAGCCCAGGCATGGGAGCACAGTGGAAGCACAAGGGGCGCACCGAGAACGCCGCCGCCAAGGGGAAGGTCTTCACCAAGCTGGTGAAGGAAATCATGGTCGCCGCCAAGGGCGGCGCGGACCCGGCCTCCAACGCGCGGCTGCGCATGGCGGTGGATGCGGCGAGGAAGGCGTCCATGCCGCGCGACACCCTGGAGCGCGCCATCAAGAAGGGCTCGGGCCAGCTCGACGAGCAGGTCAACTACGAGGTGGTCACCTATGAGGGCTTCGCGCCCCACCAGGTGCCCGTCATCGTCGAGTGCCTCACCGAGAACAAGAACCGCACCGCCACCAACATCCGGATGCTCTTCCGCAAGGGGCAGCTGGCCTCCAGCGGCGCGGTGTCCTGGGACTTCAACCGCCTGGGCGTCATCGAGGCCACGCCCCCGTCCGCGGACGCGGATGCCGAGACGGCCGCCATCGAGGCGGGCGCGCAGGACGTGGAGAAGGGCGAGGAGGGCGGGGCCCGGTTCCTCACCGCGCCGGCCGACCTGGACGCCGTGGGCCGCGCGCTCGCCACGCAAGGCTGGACGGTGAGCGCCTCGCAGCTGGCCTGGATCTCCAAGAACCCGGTGCACCTGGAGGGCGAGGCGCGCGCCGAGGTGGAGGCCTTCCTGGAGGCGCTCGACGAGGACGACGATGTGCAGACGCTCTTCGCTGGCCTGCGCTGATGAGCGGACACTCAGCGCTTCAAAGGCCTGCGCCCGGCCGCGAAGCCGGGCACTCCTCCCGCGGACCCATCGCGAGAGGAGCCCCATGCATCGCCGCATCGCCCTTGTCTGGCTGGTTGTGTGCTGTCTGTCCGCCACCGCGCACGCGCAGGCGGAGGCCCCCGAGCCCTTCTTCCAGGTCCGCGCCGTGGGCGAGCTGGGCTTCCTCGACGTGCACTCCAACACCGTGCGGTATGGCCGCACGGGGTCCATCTTCCGCTTCACGGAAGACGGCGGCCAGGACAACCTCCTGCCCTTCACCCGGCTGAGCCTGGAGCTGACGTGGAAGGGGCGCCACACCGCCGTGTTCCTGTACCAGCCGCTGGAGGCACGCGGGGAGACGGTGCTCGGCCGGGACATCACCTTCTTCGAGGACGTGTCCTTCCCCGCGGGCACGCCCCTGAACGTGCGCTACGCCTTTCCCTTCTGGCGGGCCAGCTACCTGTATGACTTCTTCGCCGGGCAGGCGTACGAGCTGTCCGTGGGCGCGTCCCTGCAGCTGCGCAACGCCACCACCACGTTCACCTCGGCGGATGGCGCGCGGCGCTGGTCCAGCCGGGACGTGGGGCCGGTGCCCATCCTCAAGGTGCGGGGCCGCTACACGTTCGGCTCGGGCGTGTGGCTGGGCC
Above is a genomic segment from Stigmatella erecta containing:
- a CDS encoding AtpZ/AtpI family protein; protein product: MAQEPQDKTPPEPGSELSPTAREMRSAAPYMAAVWKLVGGAVVGVLGGYWLDRWWGTQPWLLVGLSLVGICVGFYAFLHEMTRLGKKR
- a CDS encoding GAF domain-containing protein; this translates as MFRADEEQYRHFDGLHLGLCVIREEKVVYVNASMLNLLGRAANEVVGQSFRVLVTPDGAQEMHELYTHLLRGERVPAVYESTLNTSNGPRRAELSITTEARDVMVMARDLSARARHRAALQHVAELGANLPGLRTEEEVLGRVFSELSGLGFTFGYLIPEDDRLRLERIRVAPSSVLGKGAGAWMEGLLGVWSPLLKRVWKEGSAYSADFAWEASHFVPQERSEEVLIFLQKAGLHLVGVRIDSAGGPRAILVVAAEWFREEEQAPLRLFGAQVSAALEAALTISQLSAKNTALAALNRLASTAATALEPRAFFGLGAQELTRLLGCDTVGLFLRTDEASEAELVFSHGLDTVTREAYLRMPLRGSLSGVALQQGVPLVLDAEECFGFTRDNMLRLGYATVAVVPLRVSSRLVGTLVVSFFKRRLLTPLERETLQAMGTHFAAATDSHRMLTELRRRADDLALIQEVGRNMVATLEMDLLMQIGVEGLSLIAGVPEALLMMLDRTGKKLELRAAVRQAHEMMGFTLPTEPPDSSLAAAALHARAPILVQDLPKEPRAHSRLMHITQGTAALVLPLVVRERCIGVAVLLEQKGPRQFTTSELERASAIANQLALALEQARLIEDLKKSYVELAHAQQQLVQRERLAALGELSAVVAHEVRNPLGAIFNSVATIRRMVGPFHPSLPLVDIVGEEADRLNRIVDDLLNFARPPAPSPMPVPLRKLLEDVVRGAMADASNNIRVEWVVEPDVPPVLVDERMIRQAFLNLAINSVQAMLQGGLLRVGVRRMPSSRSEVEVEFTDTGSGIPAEVRARIFEPFFTTKAKGTGLGLALVKRIVEAHAGSLSLESQPGKGTTFRLLLPCEPEPQAPSAQSGA
- a CDS encoding sterol desaturase family protein — protein: MKNDEYTRHVTGRMFDNAFLEFCSRIHPATPAILYLPLVVGLMGWGLWSGTTRPLLAAEGFAAGALTWFLLEYVIHRYVFHWEGKGRLAKQFHFIAHGYHHQYPDDPHRLVMPLGVSIPLATLIGAGLWAVGKPSVTLPYYCGIVAAYLFYDITHWALHFLKPRTAWGKALRAHHMAHHFACPDRNFGISNRWIDFVMGSVRRRDAAEDRA
- a CDS encoding YebC/PmpR family DNA-binding transcriptional regulator; its protein translation is MGAQWKHKGRTENAAAKGKVFTKLVKEIMVAAKGGADPASNARLRMAVDAARKASMPRDTLERAIKKGSGQLDEQVNYEVVTYEGFAPHQVPVIVECLTENKNRTATNIRMLFRKGQLASSGAVSWDFNRLGVIEATPPSADADAETAAIEAGAQDVEKGEEGGARFLTAPADLDAVGRALATQGWTVSASQLAWISKNPVHLEGEARAEVEAFLEALDEDDDVQTLFAGLR